One region of Arthrobacter sp. StoSoilB22 genomic DNA includes:
- a CDS encoding BadF/BadG/BcrA/BcrD ATPase family protein, with the protein MNNPDSGQHSHARPEAVSGTVIGLDIGGTKTRGVRFENGTPVRDENAGSSNVQNVSREQAAANLAELFGKIGGGHVDQVYAGAGGIDTDQDAQALADLIAPHAPGARITVVHDSRLLLAAGGASTGVAVIAGTGSAAWGRNDAGEEARAGGWGYLLGDEGSGYWLGREAVRHSLRRMNQGLEPDRLSRALLESVGVDEPGKLIALFHSPDTGRRYWAQQARLVVEAADAGDETCRALVDQAGGDLADLAEQAIRQLGLDGPVILGSGLGMNVRRLQEAFKAKLAEGGITDVRILQQDPVFGVPRLVAEQRP; encoded by the coding sequence GTGAACAATCCTGACTCTGGCCAGCATTCCCACGCCCGCCCGGAAGCCGTGAGCGGCACCGTCATAGGGCTCGACATCGGCGGCACAAAGACCCGCGGCGTTCGGTTCGAAAACGGTACGCCGGTCCGTGATGAGAATGCAGGCAGTTCCAACGTCCAGAACGTCAGCCGGGAGCAAGCCGCAGCCAACCTGGCTGAGCTGTTCGGGAAGATCGGTGGCGGCCATGTCGATCAGGTGTACGCCGGGGCCGGCGGTATCGATACCGACCAAGACGCCCAGGCGCTGGCTGATCTGATTGCACCGCATGCGCCGGGCGCGCGCATCACTGTGGTGCACGATTCGCGCCTGTTGCTGGCAGCAGGGGGAGCGAGCACGGGCGTTGCGGTCATCGCCGGCACCGGCTCGGCCGCGTGGGGACGGAACGACGCCGGTGAGGAAGCCCGGGCTGGCGGCTGGGGCTACCTCCTTGGGGATGAAGGTAGCGGTTACTGGCTTGGACGCGAAGCTGTCCGGCATAGCCTGCGCCGGATGAACCAGGGCCTGGAGCCTGATCGGCTTAGCCGGGCATTGTTGGAATCCGTCGGTGTGGACGAGCCGGGCAAGCTGATCGCATTGTTCCACTCCCCGGATACGGGCCGTCGCTATTGGGCCCAGCAGGCCCGGTTGGTGGTGGAAGCCGCCGACGCCGGTGATGAAACCTGCCGGGCATTGGTGGATCAGGCGGGTGGTGACCTGGCTGACCTTGCCGAACAAGCCATCCGTCAACTGGGCCTGGACGGTCCGGTGATCCTCGGCAGCGGACTCGGAATGAACGTCCGCCGGCTTCAGGAAGCATTCAAGGCCAAGCTGGCCGAGGGCGGTATCACTGATGTGCGCATCCTCCAGCAGGACCCCGTGTTTGGTGTCCCGCGGCTTGTAGCGGAGCAGCGACCCTAG
- a CDS encoding nitronate monooxygenase translates to MSESLFGTPFIAAPMAGGTSTPALVKAVHEGGGLGFIAAGYKSPEAMTAEIAATRALNVPFGMNVFVPDASQLPPTPQAQASLEAYRAALETEAARYGVSIPPLRLNDDDSWQDKIDALLADPVEFVSFAFGLPGKPVVRALQKAGSRVISSVTSVEEALAAAEEGPDAIAVQHSSAGGHAAAFLPGGREPLARTTAELVAQVRAAVGLPLIAAGAIMDSSALREVLAAGAEAAQVGTALVRTEESGARKPHKDALGDPAFTETAMTRAFTGRWARSLVNDFVRDHRDAPEGYPAIHHLTSPVRSAASAAGDPHRLNLWAGTGWQQARGGSATDVVREFLNGL, encoded by the coding sequence ATGTCCGAATCGTTGTTTGGAACACCGTTTATTGCAGCTCCCATGGCTGGGGGAACGTCCACACCGGCGTTGGTGAAGGCAGTTCATGAGGGTGGTGGGCTGGGTTTCATCGCAGCCGGATACAAGAGCCCCGAAGCCATGACGGCCGAAATCGCTGCCACGCGGGCCCTCAACGTTCCGTTTGGCATGAATGTGTTCGTACCGGATGCAAGTCAGCTCCCTCCAACTCCTCAAGCCCAGGCAAGCCTGGAGGCGTACCGTGCCGCATTGGAAACCGAGGCAGCCCGCTACGGTGTATCGATTCCGCCCCTTCGGCTCAATGACGACGACTCATGGCAGGACAAGATCGACGCCCTGCTGGCCGACCCGGTGGAGTTTGTAAGCTTCGCGTTTGGCCTCCCGGGAAAGCCGGTGGTCCGGGCCCTGCAAAAAGCCGGCAGCCGGGTCATCTCCAGTGTCACCAGTGTGGAGGAAGCTCTAGCTGCGGCAGAGGAAGGCCCTGATGCCATCGCCGTGCAACATAGCTCCGCGGGGGGACACGCGGCAGCCTTTCTGCCTGGCGGCCGGGAACCATTAGCCCGTACGACGGCGGAACTGGTCGCCCAGGTGCGTGCCGCCGTCGGGCTTCCGCTCATTGCGGCAGGCGCCATCATGGACAGTTCCGCGCTGCGTGAAGTGCTGGCAGCGGGTGCGGAGGCCGCGCAGGTGGGTACCGCTTTGGTGCGCACCGAGGAGAGCGGTGCACGGAAGCCGCATAAGGACGCGCTGGGCGATCCGGCATTTACGGAGACGGCAATGACGCGGGCTTTCACGGGACGATGGGCCCGTTCCCTGGTTAACGACTTCGTCCGGGACCACCGGGACGCGCCGGAAGGCTATCCCGCGATCCACCATCTCACCAGCCCTGTCCGGAGTGCAGCATCTGCTGCCGGAGATCCTCATCGCCTCAACCTATGGGCCGGGACCGGCTGGCAGCAGGCCAGAGGAGGATCCGCGACGGACGTGGTCAGGGAGTTCCTGAACGGGCTCTGA
- a CDS encoding LysR family transcriptional regulator yields MEPDHHQLVQLLPLLPVLAELGRTEHMTETAEILGVPQSTVSRAVARASAIVGMDLLIRDGRGIRLTPAARTLLPYIEAALQDFQAGLDRVRHESDVVRGRIGVSFQHTFGEATLPLLISAFRSRYPHTVFELWQGPRDDCLTQLASGDMDFALTAPIAPEGRGVRAMPLYREPLRAVLHYRHPLAERSSVHLSELRHDPYITLPEGVGLRALGEALLREAGFRPRIAFEVQESTSARGLVSAGLGFSILPPAGPGAGTGQFLPKAELGLVEVAIESDLAFRQIGLAWRERSFEPDAVKLFRELVVNEGGELLAELVRARSGTP; encoded by the coding sequence GTGGAGCCGGATCATCACCAACTCGTTCAGCTACTCCCGTTGCTGCCCGTCCTTGCCGAACTTGGCCGCACGGAACACATGACTGAAACCGCGGAGATCCTCGGCGTTCCACAGTCAACTGTGAGCCGGGCTGTGGCCAGGGCAAGCGCCATAGTGGGCATGGACCTGCTGATCCGGGACGGCCGGGGCATCCGGCTGACCCCCGCAGCCAGGACCCTGTTGCCCTACATCGAGGCAGCACTGCAGGATTTCCAGGCCGGGTTGGACAGGGTACGGCACGAATCGGACGTGGTGCGCGGGCGCATAGGGGTCTCCTTCCAGCACACCTTTGGCGAAGCGACGCTGCCCCTTCTCATCAGTGCCTTCCGCAGCCGGTACCCGCATACGGTCTTCGAACTCTGGCAGGGTCCCCGCGACGACTGCCTGACGCAGCTGGCCAGCGGGGACATGGATTTCGCCCTCACGGCGCCTATTGCACCGGAGGGGCGGGGCGTTCGTGCCATGCCGCTGTACCGCGAACCGTTGCGGGCCGTCCTTCACTACAGGCATCCCTTGGCGGAGCGGAGCAGCGTGCACCTCTCCGAGCTCCGGCACGATCCCTACATCACCCTGCCCGAGGGAGTGGGCCTGCGGGCGCTTGGGGAGGCGCTGCTGCGGGAAGCCGGCTTTCGTCCGCGGATTGCCTTTGAAGTCCAGGAGTCCACCTCGGCCCGTGGCCTGGTCTCCGCCGGGCTGGGGTTCAGCATCCTGCCCCCGGCAGGCCCCGGGGCCGGGACAGGGCAGTTCCTTCCGAAGGCCGAACTCGGGCTCGTGGAAGTAGCCATCGAATCGGACCTGGCCTTCCGGCAGATTGGTCTTGCCTGGCGGGAGCGAAGCTTTGAGCCGGACGCCGTCAAGCTGTTCCGCGAACTCGTGGTCAATGAGGGCGGGGAGTTGCTCGCCGAACTCGTCAGAGCCCGTTCAGGAACTCCCTGA
- a CDS encoding MFS transporter, whose translation MSKTTSVTSTVAWDGHAKGSRGYSRVLAALALAGVATFAQLYSTQAVLPLMAAELQITAAEAALSISLATVGLAATVLPWSFLADRIGRVRAMTLGIATATLLGLLVPLAPTVPVLLGLRTLEGMALGGIPAIAIAYLNEEVTKVHTALAAGTYVAGTTLGGLAGRLVAGPVGELWGWRAAALAVSLLATVSAVLFLVIVPKQRRFSPAPALGFRGAVRILGGHAGNPKLLSLYLQAFLLMGGFVAVYNYLGFRLHAEPFGLPATVVSLIFLAYLSGTVSSRWAAGLTTRFGRRNVLVAGIAIMSAGLSMTLVENLVATLAGLVIFTGGFFAAHSVGSGWTGTIATTGRAQAASLYNLSYYLGSSVIGWAGGLAFQAFGWPALALSVIALSCTTAAVTLIVHRPPRYCR comes from the coding sequence GTGAGCAAAACAACCTCGGTGACCAGCACCGTAGCCTGGGACGGGCATGCGAAGGGATCCCGCGGTTACAGCCGCGTATTGGCCGCGTTGGCCCTCGCCGGCGTTGCGACCTTCGCCCAGTTGTATTCCACCCAGGCCGTGCTTCCCCTCATGGCGGCTGAGCTGCAGATCACGGCCGCCGAAGCCGCCTTGAGCATTTCCCTCGCCACCGTAGGCCTGGCCGCCACCGTGCTTCCGTGGTCATTCCTGGCCGACAGGATTGGGCGGGTCCGCGCCATGACCTTGGGAATCGCCACCGCCACGCTGTTGGGGCTGCTGGTGCCACTGGCCCCCACAGTGCCTGTGTTGCTGGGACTGCGCACCTTGGAAGGCATGGCCTTGGGCGGCATCCCCGCAATCGCCATCGCGTATCTCAACGAGGAAGTCACCAAGGTCCACACGGCGCTGGCAGCCGGCACCTATGTTGCCGGAACTACACTCGGCGGACTGGCCGGACGCTTGGTGGCCGGGCCCGTTGGAGAACTCTGGGGATGGCGTGCCGCAGCCTTGGCGGTGTCCCTGCTCGCCACGGTTTCAGCCGTCTTGTTCCTGGTGATTGTTCCCAAACAACGCCGGTTCAGTCCGGCCCCGGCCCTGGGATTTCGCGGAGCGGTCCGCATCCTGGGCGGGCACGCAGGCAATCCCAAACTGCTATCGCTGTATCTGCAGGCGTTCCTCCTCATGGGTGGTTTCGTCGCCGTCTATAACTACCTCGGATTCCGTTTGCACGCAGAACCCTTTGGGCTTCCTGCCACCGTTGTGAGCCTCATTTTCCTGGCGTACTTGTCCGGGACGGTCAGTTCACGCTGGGCTGCGGGTCTGACCACCAGGTTCGGCCGGCGGAACGTTCTGGTGGCCGGTATCGCCATCATGTCGGCAGGTTTGTCCATGACGTTGGTGGAGAACCTGGTAGCCACCTTGGCCGGGCTGGTGATCTTCACCGGCGGCTTCTTCGCCGCCCATAGCGTCGGCTCAGGGTGGACCGGAACCATCGCCACAACGGGTCGTGCGCAGGCAGCATCCCTGTACAACCTGTCCTACTACCTGGGTTCCAGCGTCATCGGCTGGGCAGGCGGTCTCGCCTTTCAGGCGTTTGGCTGGCCGGCTCTGGCATTGAGTGTGATCGCATTGTCATGCACGACGGCGGCAGTCACCTTGATAGTTCACCGCCCACCGCGCTACTGCCGCTGA
- a CDS encoding TMEM175 family protein, translating into MTQVTKSRELSSPERLQAFTDAVVAIALTLLILPLMESVGELADHDGTTAEWLAAEQYALLGFALSFILIAVFWVHHHKIFHSVKRVDAGLLWLTVGWMFTIVVMPVATSLSTQMESDWAQPLVYIGTLFTTSLMLLLTRTYLRSHPDLHQMSDADAVMGIRASFIVSGLFLAALVLAVVIPGAGNWPLLLMLLSEPLQRLDRRRGSRPPAER; encoded by the coding sequence ATGACACAGGTCACGAAAAGCCGGGAGCTGTCGTCGCCGGAACGTCTGCAGGCCTTTACGGATGCCGTTGTGGCGATTGCTTTGACGTTGTTGATCTTGCCGCTCATGGAAAGCGTGGGAGAACTTGCTGACCACGACGGTACGACGGCTGAGTGGTTGGCTGCGGAACAGTATGCTTTGCTCGGCTTTGCCCTGAGTTTCATCCTCATCGCCGTTTTTTGGGTTCACCACCACAAGATCTTCCACAGCGTCAAGCGTGTGGACGCGGGCTTGCTGTGGTTGACGGTTGGATGGATGTTCACCATTGTGGTGATGCCGGTGGCAACCTCGTTGTCCACCCAGATGGAGTCTGATTGGGCCCAGCCCTTGGTCTACATAGGAACCCTGTTCACTACCAGCCTGATGCTTCTCCTGACACGCACTTATCTGCGGTCCCACCCTGACCTCCACCAGATGTCTGACGCCGACGCTGTTATGGGGATTCGAGCCAGTTTCATCGTTTCCGGGCTCTTCCTTGCTGCGCTAGTTCTGGCCGTTGTCATTCCCGGTGCAGGAAACTGGCCTCTGCTGTTGATGCTCCTCAGCGAACCGCTCCAACGGTTGGACCGGCGACGAGGTAGCCGCCCGCCCGCGGAACGATAG
- a CDS encoding Lrp/AsnC family transcriptional regulator, which produces MSNPTKNVRSSPGSAEPLDAIDERILAALVDDARISNKQLAELVGIAPSTALMRTRALSERGIIEGFEAVLSLPAIGRSVQALIAVRLRAHDRDQIDRFTARVPKLPAVISTFHTTGSVDYLLHIAVANTDDLRNWLLDNLATDPVVGHTETTMVFQHIPGNRGPLPE; this is translated from the coding sequence GTGAGCAACCCCACGAAGAATGTTCGGTCAAGCCCGGGCAGCGCAGAGCCGCTGGATGCGATCGACGAACGGATTCTCGCAGCGTTGGTGGACGACGCCCGCATCTCCAACAAGCAATTGGCTGAACTTGTGGGGATCGCCCCCTCCACGGCCCTGATGCGCACCAGGGCACTCTCCGAACGCGGAATCATTGAAGGCTTCGAAGCAGTCTTGAGCCTGCCGGCAATCGGCCGCTCTGTTCAGGCCCTCATCGCTGTACGCCTGCGCGCCCATGACCGGGACCAGATTGACCGCTTCACGGCGAGGGTCCCCAAGCTCCCGGCGGTCATTTCCACGTTCCACACCACCGGCTCAGTGGACTATCTCCTCCACATAGCCGTCGCCAATACAGATGACCTCCGCAACTGGCTCCTGGACAACCTCGCCACTGATCCCGTGGTCGGCCACACCGAAACCACCATGGTCTTCCAGCACATTCCCGGCAATCGCGGACCGCTACCCGAATAA
- a CDS encoding MFS transporter, giving the protein MTVLSELRMRPATAARWGWDASTTARLVLAGVVIFTLLVGANLATPLYPLLQARLGMSSLGVTVAFSSYVLALVAVLMVAGHWSDHIGRRAALVLAVLVGLAGGIIFANADSLVWLCLGRALQGVAVGLATGASSAALRELLPLRPDWASRFTLLSSAGGVAAGPAIGGLLSLLPDPTRTPYFVHSAVLIAALIPLWLLKARPAIAPAEGPKPLKVLAPRKPSISRDARGAFWMAAATGFLSFAVFGFCLSLAPGYFASVVHADSRPLIGLLAGVTLGASALSQLLGARGSLVVPVSLGVLGVSVVLVGAAAAWSSPWLLVAASITAGVGQGIAFRQVFNEVAGKVEAARHAQVISTVYVITYLGSAAPVIGLGLAVTALGLQTAVVVFTALCGVAAMILAAVSLRSSVSRRSALSLRGSSGS; this is encoded by the coding sequence ATGACTGTCTTGAGCGAACTCCGCATGCGCCCGGCCACAGCCGCGCGCTGGGGATGGGATGCCTCCACCACCGCCAGGCTGGTCCTGGCCGGGGTTGTGATCTTTACGCTGCTGGTTGGCGCCAACCTCGCTACGCCCTTGTATCCCTTGCTCCAAGCCAGGCTCGGAATGTCATCGCTGGGCGTCACTGTCGCTTTCTCGAGCTACGTCCTTGCCCTGGTAGCCGTCCTCATGGTGGCTGGCCACTGGTCCGACCACATAGGGCGGAGGGCTGCGCTGGTCCTGGCTGTGCTTGTCGGTTTGGCAGGCGGGATCATCTTCGCCAATGCGGACTCGCTGGTCTGGTTGTGCCTTGGCAGGGCGCTGCAGGGCGTGGCCGTAGGGCTTGCTACGGGAGCCAGCTCCGCGGCGCTGCGCGAACTGCTTCCCCTGCGACCTGACTGGGCCTCCCGTTTTACATTGCTGTCCTCAGCCGGAGGTGTAGCGGCAGGCCCCGCCATCGGTGGCCTCTTGTCGCTCTTGCCGGACCCCACCCGCACCCCGTACTTCGTCCATTCGGCAGTGTTGATTGCTGCCCTCATTCCCCTGTGGCTCCTGAAGGCCAGGCCTGCGATCGCTCCGGCGGAAGGCCCCAAACCCCTCAAGGTCCTGGCTCCCCGGAAGCCGTCCATCTCCCGGGATGCCCGCGGAGCCTTCTGGATGGCTGCGGCAACGGGGTTCCTCAGCTTCGCGGTATTCGGCTTCTGCCTTTCGTTGGCACCCGGATACTTCGCCAGCGTGGTCCACGCCGATTCAAGGCCCCTGATCGGGCTGCTTGCCGGTGTCACTTTGGGTGCCTCGGCCCTGAGCCAGCTGCTGGGTGCCCGTGGAAGCTTGGTTGTTCCTGTGTCCCTTGGCGTGCTGGGGGTCTCGGTGGTTCTGGTGGGAGCCGCGGCGGCGTGGTCCAGCCCTTGGCTGCTGGTGGCTGCCAGCATAACTGCCGGGGTAGGCCAAGGGATTGCCTTCCGGCAGGTTTTCAACGAGGTGGCCGGAAAGGTCGAAGCAGCGCGTCACGCCCAGGTGATCAGCACCGTCTACGTCATCACCTACCTGGGCAGTGCTGCTCCGGTGATTGGGCTGGGACTGGCAGTCACCGCACTCGGCCTGCAGACCGCCGTCGTAGTTTTCACTGCTCTGTGCGGCGTGGCAGCCATGATCCTCGCGGCAGTGTCCCTGCGGAGTTCAGTGTCTCGCCGTAGCGCCCTGTCTCTTCGAGGTTCTTCGGGTTCCTGA